A single genomic interval of Granulicella tundricola MP5ACTX9 harbors:
- a CDS encoding TIGR03435 family protein has product MSVLMLALGSSLIGLHAAAQTAATAPHTRGDISGDWQGTLQVDHPLRLVARFAKADKGFTGKMYSIDQGGQGFSASAITVDASTVKFTIEVIGGTYEGTLSADGNSIAGNWLQGPNPVPLTLVRATKETAWEIPPVAPPPKLMAADADPSFEVATIKPNDTGATGMQGLTVNGRNFQTRASSLGDLISFAYEVQSKQIVGAPDWVYHDRYDIAAVPDVDGAPNPAQIRLMIKKLLKDRFKLTFHQDKKELSAYVLTVAKSGSKVKETELQGSLPGINIRPSPKGLTLIIRNGQIADFTGFLQILVLDRPVVDHTALPAKYDFSVTFTPDDSQFNGHPPPLPAKTDAAESAPNLFEAMQQQLGWKLEAEKTPVDVMAIDHVEKPSAN; this is encoded by the coding sequence ATGTCTGTCTTGATGTTGGCGTTGGGCAGCAGTCTTATCGGGCTTCATGCGGCAGCCCAGACAGCGGCGACCGCACCGCACACTCGCGGCGATATCAGCGGCGACTGGCAAGGCACGCTCCAGGTCGACCACCCCCTCCGCCTTGTCGCACGCTTTGCAAAGGCGGACAAGGGCTTCACCGGCAAGATGTACAGCATCGATCAGGGCGGCCAGGGCTTCAGCGCCTCGGCCATCACCGTGGATGCCTCAACGGTGAAGTTTACCATTGAGGTCATCGGCGGAACTTATGAAGGCACGCTCAGCGCGGACGGCAACTCCATCGCCGGCAACTGGCTGCAGGGCCCAAATCCGGTGCCGCTGACTCTGGTGCGTGCCACCAAGGAGACGGCATGGGAGATTCCCCCCGTAGCTCCGCCGCCCAAGCTCATGGCCGCGGACGCCGACCCATCGTTTGAGGTCGCAACCATCAAGCCCAACGATACCGGCGCAACCGGCATGCAGGGCCTGACCGTCAATGGCCGTAACTTCCAAACCCGTGCATCGTCGCTGGGCGATCTCATCTCCTTCGCCTACGAGGTCCAGAGCAAGCAGATCGTAGGCGCACCGGACTGGGTCTATCACGACCGCTACGACATTGCCGCAGTGCCCGATGTAGACGGCGCACCGAATCCGGCGCAGATTCGCCTGATGATCAAGAAGCTACTCAAGGACCGCTTCAAGCTGACCTTCCACCAGGATAAGAAGGAGCTCTCAGCCTACGTGCTAACGGTCGCAAAGAGTGGATCGAAGGTAAAGGAGACGGAGCTGCAGGGTTCGCTGCCCGGCATTAACATCAGACCCTCCCCCAAAGGCCTGACGCTGATCATTCGCAACGGCCAGATCGCCGACTTCACCGGCTTTCTGCAGATTTTGGTGCTGGATCGCCCTGTCGTCGACCACACCGCCTTGCCCGCCAAGTACGACTTCTCCGTCACCTTCACCCCGGATGACTCGCAGTTCAACGGACACCCGCCACCGCTCCCGGCCAAGACCGATGCAGCCGAGTCCGCGCCCAATCTGTTCGAGGCCATGCAGCAGCAGTTGGGCTGGAAGCTCGAAGCAGAAAAGACGCCCGTCGATGTCATGGCCATCGACCACGTAGAGAAGCCCTCCGCAAACTAA
- a CDS encoding TonB-dependent receptor — MMAAPAAWAADVRGLVTFGGLPIPGATVTVAQGTKKFVTVTDTQGFYSVTGPADGAATVTVEMTGFTPVTLEVTVAADAALGKAELKLMTLQQMQSELKPVAAAPFTETQARTEVKKTGNAPQVARAAGENAPPPPAETVDKAADGLLVNGSVNNAATSRFSLAPRFGNTASGRSLYSFSLNARVGNSVLDARSYSIAGFDTPKPQTSELTGGFSFQGPIKIPGVLRNGPNLYVGYQREQNSDSVSTPGLVPDAFERVGDLSHELNSAGQPLVVYNPATGLPYPNAQVPITPQAQALLNLYPLPNISGNSQYNYQVPLVTDTHQDSVNSNVSKTIGRKDQVTGTLAAQSTRTSYQNLFGFTDQTHRLGLNSTVSWAHTYSSRLRTNLSYQFSRQSNRLTPFWQNRTNVSGAAGINGNDQDAAYWGPPTLNFSGGLSSLTDGQSSFLRNGTNGLSFTGKMNRYNHNFTAGGDFRRQQFNYLTQANPRGTFTFSGAATAGTATGSGSDVADFLAGVPDTSAIAFGNADKYLRQTVYDAFFTDDWRVSPVLTVNAGVRYEYGAPVTERKDRLVNLDVASSNASSFAAIAPVLAGSPKGTLTGTSYPNSLTRPVRTGIEPRIGISWRPIAGSSMVVSAGYGITYDTSVYQGIALDMAQQAPLSKSLTLQNSTACPLTLANGFNNCATTTPQTFGVDPNFRVGYLQTWNLRVQRDLPHSLQMTAIYLGNKGTRGAQLFLPNTNPAGAVAVCPLCPVGFEYLRSGGNSTRESGQIQLRRRLKSGFLASLLYTYSKSIDDDSALGGQGAATLSSATIAQDWRNLNAERGLSTFDQRHLLNATIQYTTGMGKGGGTLLTGWRGKLYKEWTVQTQITAGSGLPETPLASAVTVAGYSAFVRPDVTGAPLYGGTGGRFLNAAAFATAAPGQWGNARRDSLTGPGQFTLDTALVRTFRLPEKLTLDLQIAAANALNHVSYSNYVSNVNSTLFGLPGAANSMRSLQTSMRLRF; from the coding sequence ATGATGGCTGCTCCAGCTGCATGGGCGGCTGACGTGCGTGGCCTCGTCACCTTTGGCGGACTGCCGATTCCGGGGGCCACGGTCACCGTCGCGCAGGGCACGAAGAAATTTGTAACCGTCACAGATACACAAGGCTTTTACTCCGTCACCGGCCCCGCGGATGGTGCAGCAACCGTCACAGTCGAGATGACCGGCTTCACTCCCGTGACGCTGGAGGTCACAGTCGCCGCAGACGCCGCGCTCGGCAAGGCAGAGCTCAAGCTGATGACGCTGCAGCAGATGCAGAGCGAGCTGAAACCTGTCGCAGCCGCCCCGTTCACAGAGACCCAGGCCCGCACTGAGGTCAAGAAGACCGGCAACGCGCCGCAGGTCGCTCGCGCCGCAGGCGAGAACGCACCTCCCCCACCAGCCGAAACCGTCGACAAGGCCGCGGACGGTCTGCTGGTCAACGGCAGCGTCAACAACGCCGCCACCTCCCGCTTCAGCCTCGCGCCGCGCTTCGGCAACACCGCCAGCGGGCGTTCGCTGTATTCCTTCTCGCTCAATGCGCGCGTGGGGAACTCCGTTCTGGACGCCCGCTCTTACTCCATCGCCGGCTTCGACACCCCCAAGCCGCAGACCAGCGAGCTCACCGGCGGCTTCTCCTTCCAGGGTCCAATCAAGATCCCAGGTGTATTAAGAAACGGCCCGAACCTCTACGTCGGCTATCAGAGGGAGCAGAACAGCGACAGTGTTTCGACGCCCGGCCTGGTGCCTGATGCTTTCGAGCGCGTCGGCGATCTATCGCACGAGCTCAACTCCGCAGGTCAGCCTCTCGTCGTCTATAACCCGGCCACGGGACTTCCCTATCCCAACGCCCAGGTCCCCATCACCCCGCAGGCGCAGGCTCTGCTCAACCTTTATCCCCTGCCGAACATCAGCGGCAACTCCCAGTACAACTATCAGGTTCCGCTGGTGACGGATACGCATCAGGATTCGGTAAACAGCAACGTCAGCAAGACGATCGGGCGCAAGGACCAGGTGACCGGCACGCTGGCCGCGCAGAGCACGCGCACCAGCTATCAGAACCTCTTCGGCTTCACCGATCAGACCCACCGCCTGGGACTGAACAGCACCGTCTCCTGGGCGCACACGTACAGCTCACGCCTGCGTACCAACCTCAGCTATCAGTTCAGCCGCCAGTCCAATCGCCTGACGCCCTTCTGGCAGAACCGCACGAACGTCAGTGGAGCCGCCGGCATCAATGGCAACGACCAGGATGCAGCATACTGGGGCCCGCCAACCCTCAACTTCTCCGGTGGTCTCAGTTCACTCACAGATGGGCAAAGCAGCTTCCTCCGCAACGGCACCAACGGGCTGTCGTTCACCGGCAAGATGAACCGCTACAACCACAACTTCACCGCCGGCGGAGACTTCAGACGTCAGCAGTTCAACTATCTCACCCAGGCCAACCCACGCGGCACGTTCACGTTTTCAGGCGCAGCAACCGCAGGTACCGCGACGGGCAGCGGCTCGGATGTCGCGGACTTCCTGGCCGGTGTCCCGGACACCAGCGCCATCGCCTTCGGCAACGCGGATAAGTATCTGCGCCAGACGGTCTATGACGCCTTCTTCACGGACGATTGGCGCGTAAGCCCGGTCCTGACCGTCAACGCAGGCGTGCGTTATGAGTACGGAGCCCCGGTGACGGAACGCAAGGACCGCCTCGTCAACCTTGATGTAGCGTCCAGCAACGCAAGCAGCTTCGCGGCCATCGCGCCGGTGCTCGCCGGTTCACCCAAGGGCACGCTCACAGGCACAAGTTATCCGAACTCCCTCACACGGCCCGTGCGGACTGGCATCGAGCCACGCATCGGTATCTCGTGGCGCCCCATCGCAGGCTCGTCGATGGTCGTCAGCGCAGGCTACGGCATTACCTATGACACGTCGGTCTATCAGGGCATCGCGCTGGACATGGCGCAGCAAGCTCCGCTGTCCAAGAGCCTCACCCTCCAGAACAGCACAGCCTGTCCCTTGACGTTAGCCAACGGCTTCAACAACTGCGCCACCACAACGCCGCAGACCTTCGGCGTAGACCCCAACTTCAGAGTGGGCTATCTCCAGACCTGGAACCTGCGCGTTCAACGTGACCTCCCGCACTCCCTCCAGATGACCGCCATCTACCTGGGCAACAAGGGCACACGCGGCGCACAGTTGTTCCTGCCGAACACCAACCCCGCAGGCGCGGTCGCCGTCTGCCCCCTGTGCCCCGTTGGCTTTGAGTACCTGCGCTCCGGCGGCAACTCCACCCGCGAGTCAGGCCAGATCCAACTCCGCCGCCGCCTCAAGAGCGGCTTCCTCGCCTCGCTCCTCTACACCTACTCCAAGTCCATTGACGACGACTCAGCCCTCGGCGGCCAGGGCGCAGCCACACTCAGTTCAGCAACCATCGCACAGGACTGGCGCAACCTCAACGCAGAGCGCGGCCTCTCCACCTTCGACCAGCGCCATCTCTTGAACGCAACGATTCAGTACACCACCGGCATGGGCAAAGGCGGGGGCACGCTGCTCACCGGATGGCGCGGCAAGCTCTACAAGGAGTGGACGGTGCAGACCCAGATCACAGCCGGAAGCGGTTTGCCGGAGACACCCCTGGCCTCGGCCGTGACGGTCGCAGGCTACTCCGCGTTCGTGCGGCCTGACGTCACCGGCGCTCCGCTCTACGGAGGCACGGGAGGCAGGTTCCTGAACGCAGCCGCCTTTGCCACAGCCGCACCCGGCCAGTGGGGTAACGCCCGCCGAGACTCCCTCACCGGCCCCGGCCAGTTCACGCTGGACACCGCCCTCGTCCGCACCTTCCGTCTGCCGGAGAAGCTCACGCTGGACCTCCAGATCGCCGCCGCCAACGCCCTCAATCACGTCAGCTACTCCAACTACGTCTCGAACGTGAACAGTACGCTCTTCGGCCTGCCCGGCGCGGCCAATTCCATGCGGAGCCTCCAGACTTCCATGCGGTTGAGGTTCTAA
- a CDS encoding VWA domain-containing protein, giving the protein MPTLAQAQVVGQNTKPASEGGGVYTLSTSTKLVIEAVNVKDKQGKSITGLTAKDFNVTEDGVTQKVSFAEYQELPTKPDPPEKTKAPENVTVFNRLAVTQIAAETPGSVKYKNRRLISLYFDLTAMPPDDKLRALRAAEKFIRTQMTSADLVSIMRYGGSSVDVLQDFTADHDRLLSIIETLIVGENQQSEDISSDSAAADTGAAFGQDSGEFNLFNTDRQLSALQTAAKMLGRLSEKKVLIYFASGLTLHGVDNQAQLHATIDDAIRSGVSFWPIDARGLVAQAPLGDATQGSPGNTAMYNGTAAFAVTTRLQQSQDTLFALAGDTGGKALLDYNDLALGIVQAQQNVSSYYILGYYTTNPALDGRFRKIKISVNQELAANLDYRQGYYAGKVFAKFTTADKERQLEDALMLGDPVTDLTIAMEINYFQLNRAEYFVPIVVKIPGRELALAKKGGAQHTLIDFILEVKDEVGNNATVQNLRDNVNIKLSDATANELAKRPIEYETGFTLLPGKYTMKFLARDDETGRMGTFQTTFIIPNLNKELKRVPISSVVLSGQRIALTDAIYNAEKAKERAKQDAVNPLVLNGQKLIPSVTRTFSKSRDLFVYLQAYQPGITEPHPLMAFVSFYQQQTKVFETQPMQVTSGMTNSLKTMPLRFDIGLASLAPGEYICQVTVLDPTGQKSSFWETPITLVP; this is encoded by the coding sequence ATGCCCACTCTGGCCCAAGCACAGGTCGTAGGCCAGAACACCAAGCCCGCCAGCGAAGGCGGTGGCGTCTACACCCTCTCCACCAGCACCAAGCTCGTCATTGAAGCCGTCAACGTCAAAGACAAGCAAGGCAAGTCCATCACCGGCCTCACCGCAAAAGACTTCAACGTCACGGAAGACGGAGTCACCCAGAAGGTCAGCTTCGCCGAGTATCAGGAGCTCCCCACCAAGCCGGACCCGCCTGAGAAAACCAAAGCGCCAGAGAACGTTACCGTCTTCAACCGTCTCGCGGTCACGCAGATTGCAGCCGAAACCCCCGGCAGCGTCAAGTACAAGAACCGCCGCCTCATCTCCCTCTACTTCGACCTCACCGCCATGCCGCCGGATGACAAGCTCCGCGCCCTGCGAGCAGCCGAGAAGTTCATCCGCACCCAGATGACCTCCGCCGATCTCGTCTCCATCATGCGTTACGGCGGCTCCTCGGTGGACGTGCTCCAGGACTTCACCGCCGATCACGACCGCCTCCTCAGCATCATTGAAACCCTCATCGTCGGCGAAAACCAGCAGAGCGAAGACATCTCCAGTGACTCCGCCGCAGCCGATACCGGCGCAGCCTTCGGCCAGGACAGCGGTGAGTTCAACCTCTTCAACACAGACCGTCAGCTCTCCGCCCTGCAGACCGCCGCCAAGATGCTCGGCCGCCTCAGTGAGAAGAAGGTCCTCATCTACTTCGCCAGCGGCCTCACGCTGCACGGCGTGGACAATCAGGCTCAGCTCCACGCCACCATCGACGACGCCATCCGCTCCGGCGTCTCCTTCTGGCCCATCGATGCACGCGGTCTAGTAGCCCAGGCCCCTCTGGGCGACGCCACCCAGGGCTCCCCCGGCAACACCGCCATGTACAACGGCACGGCAGCCTTCGCCGTCACCACCCGTCTCCAGCAGTCGCAGGACACCCTCTTCGCGCTTGCGGGCGATACCGGCGGCAAGGCCCTGCTGGACTACAACGATCTCGCCCTCGGCATCGTGCAGGCGCAGCAGAACGTCAGCAGCTACTACATCCTCGGCTACTACACCACCAACCCCGCGCTCGACGGCCGCTTCCGCAAGATCAAGATCAGCGTCAACCAGGAGCTCGCAGCCAACCTCGACTACCGCCAGGGCTACTACGCCGGCAAGGTCTTCGCCAAGTTCACCACCGCGGATAAAGAACGTCAGCTTGAAGACGCCCTCATGCTCGGCGATCCCGTCACCGACCTCACCATCGCCATGGAGATCAACTACTTTCAGCTCAATCGCGCCGAGTACTTCGTCCCCATCGTCGTGAAGATCCCGGGCCGCGAGCTGGCTCTCGCCAAAAAAGGCGGAGCCCAGCACACCCTCATCGACTTCATCCTCGAGGTCAAGGATGAGGTCGGCAACAACGCCACCGTCCAGAACCTGCGCGACAACGTCAACATCAAGCTGAGCGATGCCACCGCCAACGAGCTCGCCAAGCGCCCCATCGAGTACGAAACCGGCTTCACCCTGCTCCCCGGCAAGTACACCATGAAGTTCCTCGCACGAGATGACGAGACGGGCCGCATGGGAACCTTCCAGACCACCTTCATCATCCCCAACCTCAACAAGGAGCTGAAGCGAGTCCCCATCAGCTCCGTCGTCCTCAGCGGCCAGCGCATCGCCCTGACCGACGCCATCTACAACGCGGAGAAGGCCAAGGAGCGCGCCAAGCAGGACGCCGTCAACCCGCTCGTCCTCAACGGCCAGAAGCTCATCCCCAGCGTCACCCGCACCTTCAGCAAAAGCCGCGATCTCTTCGTCTACCTCCAGGCCTATCAGCCCGGCATCACGGAGCCGCATCCCCTGATGGCCTTCGTCAGCTTCTACCAGCAGCAGACCAAGGTCTTTGAGACCCAGCCCATGCAGGTCACCAGCGGCATGACCAACTCGCTCAAGACGATGCCGCTGCGCTTTGACATCGGCCTCGCCTCACTCGCGCCCGGCGAGTACATCTGCCAGGTCACCGTGCTGGACCCCACCGGCCAGAAGAGTTCCTTCTGGGAGACCCCCATCACCCTCGTCCCATAA
- a CDS encoding carbohydrate binding family 9 domain-containing protein, with protein sequence MKFKGPSTVVASALSVLLWLSASAHAQVGSQEPGQPKPSVVAQTQPRSIPLADASVPLLDHPLTLADFPAMAPRPDLKDKLGHLTQFIQNTPVDGAAATEPTEVYLGRTNNTLYIVFLCFAKHPELIRTHLARRENILKDDFVTVNLDPFQDRQRGVMFQVNPSGVQADASWTEANGYDYSYDQVWDSDARITSKGYMALIALPFRSLRFPPTGSDWGAVFWRNIPRNSENDFWPRVSANVSGQLSQEGTLHLNGLAGVTGSHNIQLNPYALGQSEHTLQTQDPNNPAFSTRHLEGTAGGEAKAILKDSIVFDATINPDFSDVESDQPQFTVNQRYPVYFPELRPFFLENASYFATPLTLLYTRNIIRPEFGARVTGKIDRYNLGILAIDDREPGEAVPAGDPLAKARAGFFVGRLSRDLGKGSNVGLTYTDEEFGGGANRVGGIDFTWRADSHWTILGQGVESSTRQNNPASAAFVFPTGYHAGPATDIQVQRNGHSFSLNDEYQDISKGFTTLAGFLQTSNIRSDHLHSTYQWYPKHSLAQSIGLETNQNIAFDHAGNRVYHYSTFDPFVLLPNNIVIAPLIGQNSDTVGPQNGYPLPASRNFTENFGGFVARGQPWSQLNFNVQAIRSGNVNYNPPPGQSPFLLNQETVQALITLNPLRQLTDDNTYLLDRDHSVKDGQLVYETQVFRTKLNYQFTRAWSARLIVEYDSTLANPAQTSLTRTKQVQTQALLTWLPHPGTVVYIGYNNDLQNYNHQLCSVITGTRTCNPGRPILPRGPAYLNDGRQFFIKASYLLRF encoded by the coding sequence TTGAAGTTCAAGGGGCCCAGCACCGTCGTTGCATCAGCACTATCAGTCCTTCTCTGGCTGTCAGCATCCGCCCACGCACAAGTAGGCTCGCAGGAGCCCGGCCAGCCCAAGCCCAGCGTCGTCGCCCAGACCCAGCCCCGCTCCATCCCTCTCGCGGACGCCTCCGTCCCGCTGCTCGACCATCCCTTAACCCTCGCCGACTTTCCCGCCATGGCCCCCCGCCCAGACCTCAAAGACAAATTAGGTCACCTCACCCAGTTCATCCAGAACACTCCCGTCGATGGTGCCGCCGCCACCGAGCCCACTGAGGTCTATCTCGGCCGCACCAACAACACCCTCTATATCGTCTTCCTCTGCTTCGCCAAGCACCCCGAGCTCATCCGCACCCATCTCGCCCGCCGCGAGAACATCCTCAAAGACGACTTCGTCACCGTCAATCTCGATCCCTTCCAGGACCGCCAGCGCGGCGTCATGTTCCAGGTCAACCCCAGCGGCGTCCAGGCAGACGCCTCATGGACCGAAGCCAACGGATACGACTACAGCTACGACCAGGTCTGGGACTCGGACGCCCGCATCACCAGCAAGGGCTACATGGCCCTCATCGCACTCCCCTTCCGCAGCCTCCGCTTCCCGCCCACCGGCAGCGACTGGGGCGCGGTCTTCTGGCGCAACATCCCGCGCAACAGTGAAAACGACTTCTGGCCCCGCGTCTCCGCCAACGTCTCCGGGCAGTTGAGCCAGGAAGGCACCCTCCACCTCAACGGACTCGCAGGCGTCACCGGCTCCCACAACATCCAGCTCAACCCCTACGCCCTCGGCCAGAGCGAGCACACCCTCCAGACCCAGGACCCCAACAATCCCGCCTTCTCCACCCGCCATCTTGAAGGCACCGCCGGCGGCGAGGCCAAGGCCATCCTCAAGGACTCCATCGTCTTTGACGCCACCATCAACCCGGACTTCTCAGACGTTGAAAGCGATCAGCCCCAGTTCACCGTCAACCAGCGTTACCCGGTCTACTTCCCTGAGCTCCGCCCCTTCTTCCTTGAAAACGCCAGCTACTTCGCCACGCCCCTCACCCTGCTCTACACCCGCAACATCATCCGCCCGGAGTTCGGCGCGCGCGTCACCGGCAAGATCGACCGCTACAACCTCGGCATCCTCGCCATCGACGACCGAGAGCCCGGAGAGGCCGTCCCCGCAGGCGACCCCCTCGCCAAGGCCCGCGCCGGCTTCTTCGTCGGCCGCCTCTCCCGCGATCTCGGCAAAGGCTCAAACGTAGGCCTCACCTACACGGACGAGGAGTTCGGCGGCGGTGCCAACCGAGTCGGCGGCATCGACTTCACCTGGCGCGCCGACAGCCACTGGACCATCCTCGGCCAGGGCGTGGAAAGCTCCACCCGCCAGAACAACCCGGCCAGCGCCGCCTTCGTCTTCCCGACCGGCTACCACGCAGGCCCAGCCACGGACATACAGGTCCAGCGCAACGGCCACTCCTTCAGCCTCAATGACGAGTACCAGGACATCAGCAAAGGCTTCACCACCCTCGCCGGCTTCCTCCAGACCTCCAACATTCGCAGCGACCACCTCCACTCCACCTACCAGTGGTACCCCAAGCACAGCCTCGCCCAGAGCATTGGCCTAGAGACCAACCAGAACATCGCCTTCGACCATGCCGGCAACCGCGTCTACCACTACTCCACCTTCGACCCCTTCGTCCTGCTGCCCAACAACATCGTCATCGCGCCTCTCATCGGACAGAACTCGGACACGGTCGGCCCGCAGAACGGCTACCCCCTGCCCGCCAGCCGCAACTTCACGGAGAACTTCGGCGGCTTCGTCGCACGCGGCCAGCCCTGGTCCCAGCTCAACTTCAACGTGCAGGCCATCCGCAGCGGCAACGTCAACTACAACCCGCCGCCCGGCCAGTCGCCCTTCCTGCTCAATCAGGAGACCGTCCAGGCCCTCATCACCCTGAACCCCCTGCGCCAGCTCACAGACGACAACACCTACCTCCTCGACCGCGACCACTCCGTCAAAGACGGTCAGCTCGTCTACGAGACCCAGGTCTTCCGCACCAAGCTCAACTACCAGTTCACCCGCGCCTGGTCCGCCCGCCTCATCGTCGAGTACGACTCCACCCTCGCCAACCCCGCCCAGACCTCCCTCACCCGCACCAAGCAGGTCCAGACCCAGGCCCTCCTCACCTGGCTCCCGCACCCCGGAACCGTCGTCTACATCGGCTACAACAACGACCTCCAGAACTACAACCACCAGCTCTGCAGCGTCATCACCGGCACCCGGACCTGCAATCCCGGACGCCCCATCCTGCCACGCGGCCCCGCCTACCTCAACGACGGCCGCCAGTTCTTCATCAAGGCCAGCTACCTCCTCCGCTTCTAA
- a CDS encoding oxidoreductase produces the protein MTTQTNSHFMASDVPSQQGRRVLITGANSGIGYEAALELARQGAEVILPARSVDKAEGAIARIRREVPGAKLTAGVLDLASLASVREFARTIGERFPGQSLDLLINNAGVMAVPQRELTVDGYERQFATNYLGPFLLTALLFPQMRQRRGSRIVTVSSGVSNQGKIEFDNLQGERSYKPMFGAYSQSKLADLIFQLELQRRLTAVGSPVLSTGGHPGYAITNLQASGPAGQSPLGFRIISAILKPFASQDAAHGALPTLYAATAQSVEPGGYYGPNGFQELKGYPVAAKIAPAAKDLSLAKRLWAETERLTGVTFSL, from the coding sequence ATGACGACTCAGACGAACTCTCATTTCATGGCAAGCGACGTTCCTTCACAGCAGGGACGGCGGGTTTTGATTACAGGCGCGAACTCCGGTATCGGGTATGAGGCGGCGTTGGAGCTGGCGAGGCAGGGCGCGGAGGTGATTCTTCCGGCGCGGTCGGTGGACAAGGCTGAAGGTGCGATTGCGCGGATTCGGCGTGAGGTTCCGGGTGCAAAGTTGACGGCGGGGGTGCTCGACCTGGCTTCACTGGCTAGCGTGCGGGAGTTTGCTCGGACGATTGGCGAGAGGTTTCCGGGGCAATCGCTGGATCTGCTGATCAACAATGCGGGGGTGATGGCGGTGCCGCAGCGGGAGTTGACCGTGGATGGGTATGAACGGCAGTTTGCGACGAACTATCTTGGGCCCTTTCTGCTGACGGCGCTGCTGTTTCCGCAGATGCGGCAGCGGCGGGGATCGCGGATTGTGACGGTTTCAAGCGGCGTGAGCAACCAGGGCAAGATCGAGTTCGACAACCTGCAGGGCGAGCGGAGTTACAAGCCGATGTTTGGGGCTTACTCGCAGTCGAAGCTGGCGGATCTGATCTTTCAGCTCGAGCTTCAGCGGCGGTTGACGGCTGTGGGGTCTCCAGTTCTGAGCACGGGTGGGCATCCGGGGTATGCGATTACGAATCTGCAGGCGAGTGGTCCGGCTGGGCAGAGTCCGTTGGGCTTTCGGATTATCTCGGCGATTTTGAAGCCGTTTGCTTCTCAGGATGCGGCGCATGGTGCGCTGCCTACGCTGTATGCGGCTACAGCGCAATCGGTTGAGCCGGGAGGATACTATGGGCCGAATGGATTCCAGGAGCTGAAGGGCTATCCGGTGGCGGCGAAGATTGCGCCGGCGGCCAAGGACCTGAGCCTTGCGAAACGGCTTTGGGCGGAGACGGAGCGGCTGACGGGGGTTACGTTTTCGCTTTAG
- a CDS encoding winged helix-turn-helix transcriptional regulator: MKSKIDWEEAYAACEALTENEDSLTRDIVTGISEKWTLWTLAELAAEEAPLRFSRIMERVEGVSQKSLTKVLRQLERDGLITRKVFAEVPPRVEYATTDLALEMLELVHPLWKWAAANVAKFQAAQTSYDLRQKKN; encoded by the coding sequence ATGAAAAGCAAGATCGATTGGGAAGAAGCCTACGCAGCCTGCGAGGCCCTCACCGAAAACGAAGACTCCCTCACCCGCGACATCGTCACCGGCATCTCGGAAAAGTGGACCCTCTGGACCCTCGCCGAGCTCGCCGCTGAAGAAGCCCCCCTCCGCTTCTCCCGCATCATGGAGCGCGTCGAAGGCGTCAGCCAGAAGTCCCTCACCAAGGTCCTCCGCCAGTTGGAGCGCGACGGCCTCATCACCCGCAAGGTCTTCGCAGAGGTCCCCCCACGCGTCGAGTACGCCACCACCGACCTAGCGCTGGAAATGCTCGAACTGGTCCACCCATTATGGAAATGGGCCGCCGCCAACGTAGCCAAATTCCAGGCCGCACAAACGAGCTATGACCTTCGTCAGAAAAAGAATTGA
- a CDS encoding VanZ family protein, producing MQANKLRNPYPARRESYIYIGLCIAAVIGLAAFSLLPEQAKQVLHTAGRLHPYGHLAAFAVIGYLTGRISKTPGQRILFFLGSLAFGTGIEFCEHFIYGAVLETHDIGMDALGVLLGTGIALFLSKPVSGSEQTSHS from the coding sequence GTGCAAGCAAACAAACTTAGAAATCCGTACCCGGCGCGCAGGGAAAGCTATATCTACATCGGCTTATGCATTGCGGCAGTGATTGGACTGGCAGCGTTCTCTCTTTTGCCGGAGCAGGCGAAACAGGTTTTGCATACGGCAGGCCGGCTGCACCCCTACGGGCATCTGGCCGCCTTCGCTGTGATCGGATATTTGACCGGCAGAATCTCGAAGACTCCCGGACAACGTATCTTGTTCTTTCTTGGGAGCCTTGCGTTCGGCACTGGAATCGAATTCTGTGAGCACTTCATCTACGGGGCCGTGCTTGAAACGCACGATATCGGGATGGACGCGTTAGGTGTGCTGCTCGGCACGGGCATTGCGCTCTTCCTGAGCAAGCCTGTCTCCGGTTCGGAACAGACCTCGCATTCCTGA
- a CDS encoding helix-turn-helix domain-containing protein — MPEAKHPAPQIEFYRPSEVATMLQLATQTVVGYCRKGIIPSIHVPDADSLTRIPKQEFHAWLEGHRHQEVK, encoded by the coding sequence ATGCCCGAAGCTAAACACCCCGCCCCTCAGATTGAGTTTTACCGCCCGAGCGAAGTAGCCACAATGCTACAGCTCGCCACCCAGACCGTTGTCGGATACTGCCGCAAGGGCATCATCCCTTCAATCCATGTACCCGACGCGGATAGCCTCACCCGTATCCCCAAGCAGGAATTCCATGCTTGGCTTGAAGGTCATCGTCATCAGGAGGTGAAGTAA